In Bdellovibrionales bacterium, the following proteins share a genomic window:
- a CDS encoding YecH family protein yields MSKSLAAKSKHFHAHDVMHLLAGQNRALAVSEIKSLILEKFGLDADFGSCSVDGMDADQVIQFLLDRQKISEVEPGKFMLEGNHSCGH; encoded by the coding sequence ATGTCGAAGAGTTTAGCTGCTAAATCAAAGCATTTTCATGCTCACGATGTGATGCATCTTCTGGCTGGTCAGAACCGAGCTTTGGCCGTCTCTGAAATCAAAAGTCTGATTCTTGAGAAATTTGGTTTGGATGCTGATTTTGGATCTTGTTCGGTGGATGGGATGGATGCGGATCAGGTTATTCAGTTCTTATTGGATCGGCAAAAAATCTCCGAAGTGGAACCCGGTAAATTTATGCTCGAAGGAAATCACTCTTGTGGGCATTGA